A genome region from Hevea brasiliensis isolate MT/VB/25A 57/8 chromosome 9, ASM3005281v1, whole genome shotgun sequence includes the following:
- the LOC110653496 gene encoding transcription factor BEE 3, protein MEFTADFQGFRPSFPFFDTDPNVESMNQFTDVNQTILETSNLNSIHTFNLPFSSDNSFTHQAAEFPGNLAENFPGIFHQTNQNNVIPVSHGHQSFSTPGNESEFLEIKKRKAIDVSESSSLNSSPQVSESGKGKNSSRRGKKAKAKEGEEKPKEVVHVRARRGQATDSHSLAERVRRGKINERIRCLQDIVPGCYKTMGMAVMLDEIINYVQSLQNQVEFLSMKLTAASTFYDFNAEADAIETMQRAKAQEAKEMERVMRDGYGGLSNHFHQTWSL, encoded by the exons ATGGAATTCACAGCAGATTTTCAAGGCTTTAGACCCTCTTTTCCATTCTTTGATACTGATCCAAATGTGGAATCTATGAACCAATTCACAGATGTAAACCAAACTATCTTAGAAACTTCAAATTTGAATTCAATCCACACCTTCAATTTGCCTTTCTCTAGTGACAACTCCTTTACCCATCAAGCTGCAGAATTCCCTGGGAACTTGGCAGAAAATTTTCCTGGTATTTTCCATCAAACCAATCAGAATAATGTTATTCCAGTTTCTCATGGTCATCAGTCCTTTTCCACTCCTGGAAATGAAAGTGAATTTCTTGAAATCAAGAAGAGAAAAGCAATCGATGTATCAGAAAGCTCTTCTTTGAACTCATCTCCACAAGTTTCTGAAAGTGGGAAGGGCAAAAAT agttcaagaagaggaaagaaagctaAAGCCAAAGAAGGGGAGGAGAAACCAAAGGAAGTTGTTCATGTCAGAGCTAGAAGAGGGCAAGCTACAGATAGCCACAGTTTAGCAGAAAGG GTAAGAAGAGGGAAAATCAATGAGAGAATACGATGCTTACAAGATATTGTCCCAGGTTGCTACAAG ACCATGGGCATGGCAGTAATGTTGGATGAGATAATTAATTATGTTCAGTCCTTGCAGAATCAAGTTGAG TTTCTATCCATGAAGCTCACTGCAGCAAGTACATTTTATGACTTTAATGCTGAGGCAGATGCCATAGAAACAATGCAG AGGGCAAAGGCACAAGAGGCAAAAGAGATGGAGAGAGTGATGAGAGATGGATATGGAGGATTGAGTAATCACTTCCACCAAACATGGTCCCTTTGA